A window of the Algoriphagus halophilus genome harbors these coding sequences:
- a CDS encoding isopenicillin N synthase family dioxygenase, with product MMEILFDEIPSLDLADFTSGTEKQKAEFVKKLGDAYQNIGFVAIKNHGLSQELQDRLYQSIQSFFALPDEIKGNYEKPEIGFQRGYTGKGKEHAKGRNTGDLKEFYHVGQELSKIPDSDPLKSEYPANIWPAEIPEFEKDANEAFSILENAGKSMLRAIALNLDLPEDYFEDKVAYGNSILRQIHYFPIENPDEVPEDAVRAAEHGDINLITLLMGASADGLQVLRKDGKWIPITALPDQLVVNVGDMLERLTNKKLKSTIHRVVNPPKEKMNTSRYSIPFFMHPRSDMDLTCLESCVSEENPKLFPDATAGEFLEERLRELGLRK from the coding sequence ATTATGGAAATCCTTTTTGATGAAATTCCCAGCTTGGATTTGGCAGATTTTACATCCGGCACGGAAAAGCAAAAAGCTGAATTTGTTAAGAAATTAGGAGATGCCTACCAAAACATTGGATTTGTCGCCATCAAAAATCATGGACTTTCCCAAGAGCTTCAAGATCGTTTGTATCAATCTATCCAATCTTTTTTTGCTTTACCCGATGAAATAAAAGGCAACTATGAAAAACCTGAAATTGGCTTTCAAAGAGGTTATACTGGAAAAGGAAAAGAACATGCAAAAGGTCGCAATACCGGAGACTTAAAAGAGTTTTACCATGTAGGTCAGGAATTATCGAAAATCCCAGATTCAGATCCTTTAAAGTCAGAATACCCTGCGAACATTTGGCCTGCAGAAATTCCTGAATTCGAAAAAGATGCCAATGAGGCATTTAGCATATTAGAAAATGCGGGGAAATCCATGCTCCGGGCAATTGCCCTGAATTTGGATTTACCAGAAGACTATTTTGAGGACAAGGTAGCCTATGGCAATTCCATCCTCCGTCAAATTCATTATTTCCCAATTGAAAATCCTGATGAAGTACCTGAAGATGCTGTGCGTGCCGCAGAACACGGAGACATCAACCTCATTACATTACTCATGGGCGCAAGTGCTGATGGATTACAAGTATTGAGAAAAGACGGGAAATGGATACCGATCACTGCCCTCCCGGACCAATTAGTGGTGAACGTCGGAGACATGCTGGAAAGGCTGACCAATAAAAAATTAAAGTCTACTATCCATCGAGTAGTAAACCCACCAAAAGAAAAGATGAACACCAGCAGGTATTCCATTCCTTTCTTTATGCACCCCAGATCAGATATGGATTTAACTTGTTTGGAATCCTGTGTTTCTGAAGAAAATCCCAAGTTATTCCCAGATGCTACGGCCGGGGAATTTTTGGAGGAAAGATTGAGAGAACTAGGATTGAGAAAGTGA
- the serS gene encoding serine--tRNA ligase, which translates to MLLVNQIRDNYAGVLAGLKKRNFQNAEAALAEAIRLDDLRKSTQTVRDQLQSESNSISKKIGMLMKEGKAAEAKEIKERTSQIKSEIKELDEQNSKAEEALKSLLYTIPNVPHDSVPAGKSAEDNEVVLEHGDIPVLHDEKQPHWELIKKYDIIDFDLGVKITGAGFPVYKGKGARLQRALINFFLDEAMGQGYMEVQPPILVNEDSGYGTGQLPDKEGQMYFATADNLYLIPTAEVPLTNLYRDVILSEEDLPVKNVGFTPCFRREAGSWGAHVRGLNRLHQFDKVEIVQITHPEKSYEALESMSLYVQGLLQKLELPYRVLRLCGGDMGFTSALTYDMEVYSAAQERWLEVSSVSNFETYQSNRLKLRFKGDDKKTQLAHSLNGSALALPRIVASILENNQTPDGIKMPKVLHPYLGFDKI; encoded by the coding sequence ATGCTGTTAGTTAATCAAATTCGAGACAACTACGCCGGTGTATTGGCCGGACTTAAAAAGAGAAATTTTCAAAATGCGGAAGCTGCTTTAGCTGAGGCGATCCGTTTGGATGATTTGAGAAAATCAACCCAAACTGTGCGTGATCAGCTGCAGTCTGAATCGAATTCTATTTCCAAGAAAATAGGGATGTTGATGAAGGAAGGCAAAGCTGCTGAAGCCAAGGAGATTAAAGAAAGAACCTCCCAGATTAAATCTGAGATCAAGGAATTGGATGAACAAAATTCCAAAGCGGAGGAGGCATTGAAATCTCTATTGTATACCATTCCGAATGTACCTCATGATTCTGTCCCTGCTGGAAAATCAGCAGAAGACAATGAAGTAGTGTTGGAACATGGAGACATTCCGGTTTTGCATGATGAAAAGCAACCGCATTGGGAGCTGATCAAAAAGTATGATATCATCGATTTTGACCTTGGAGTTAAAATTACCGGAGCTGGTTTTCCTGTTTATAAAGGAAAGGGAGCAAGACTCCAAAGAGCGCTCATTAATTTCTTTTTGGATGAGGCGATGGGCCAAGGTTATATGGAAGTTCAACCTCCTATTTTGGTCAACGAAGACTCTGGCTATGGCACAGGTCAATTGCCGGATAAGGAAGGTCAGATGTATTTTGCGACAGCGGATAATTTGTATTTGATTCCTACAGCAGAGGTGCCATTGACTAATCTATACCGTGACGTAATCCTTTCAGAAGAAGATTTACCTGTTAAAAATGTGGGATTCACTCCATGTTTTAGAAGAGAAGCAGGAAGTTGGGGAGCACATGTACGAGGATTAAATAGATTGCATCAGTTTGATAAAGTAGAAATCGTTCAGATTACCCATCCAGAGAAGTCTTATGAGGCTTTGGAAAGTATGAGTTTGTATGTACAAGGATTATTGCAAAAACTGGAGCTTCCTTATAGAGTATTGAGATTATGTGGGGGAGATATGGGCTTTACGTCTGCTTTGACTTATGATATGGAAGTTTATTCCGCTGCACAGGAAAGATGGTTGGAGGTAAGTTCTGTTTCCAATTTCGAGACTTATCAATCCAATAGATTGAAGCTTAGGTTTAAAGGAGATGATAAAAAGACTCAGTTGGCCCATTCTTTAAATGGAAGCGCGTTGGCATTACCGAGGATAGTTGCTTCTATCTTGGAAAACAATCAAACGCCTGATGGCATTAAAATGCCTAAGGTTTTACACCCTTACTTAGGATTTGATAAAATCTAA
- a CDS encoding peroxiredoxin, which produces MALVGKKAPAFSVGAVINGEEIVENFSLDQYLGKKNVILFFYPKDFTFVCPTELHAFQSKLAEFEKRDTVVIGCSTDTEETHLAWLMTAKAEGGIEGVTYPILADAAKTISLNYGVLAGEYSFDAETRLWSFAGAPVAYRGTFLIDKEGVVRHESINDLPLGRNIDEYLRLLDAQIHVEKFGEVCPANWEEGKEAMQATNEGVANYLSNN; this is translated from the coding sequence ATGGCATTAGTAGGAAAAAAGGCTCCAGCGTTTTCAGTAGGAGCAGTTATTAACGGAGAAGAGATTGTAGAAAACTTTAGCTTAGACCAGTACCTAGGTAAGAAGAACGTAATCTTATTCTTCTATCCTAAAGATTTCACTTTTGTTTGCCCAACTGAGCTTCATGCTTTCCAGTCTAAATTGGCTGAATTTGAAAAAAGAGATACCGTAGTTATCGGTTGCTCTACTGACACTGAAGAAACTCACCTTGCATGGTTAATGACAGCAAAAGCTGAAGGTGGTATCGAGGGTGTTACTTACCCCATTTTGGCAGATGCTGCAAAAACCATCTCTTTGAACTATGGTGTATTGGCAGGTGAATATTCTTTTGATGCTGAAACTCGTCTTTGGTCTTTCGCAGGTGCTCCTGTTGCTTACAGAGGGACTTTCTTGATTGACAAAGAAGGTGTGGTTCGTCATGAGTCTATCAATGACCTTCCACTAGGAAGAAACATCGATGAATACTTGAGATTATTGGACGCTCAGATTCACGTTGAGAAATTTGGTGAGGTTTGTCCTGCTAACTGGGAAGAAGGAAAAGAAGCAATGCAGGCAACCAACGAAGGTGTTGCTAACTACTTATCAAATAATTAA
- a CDS encoding thioredoxin family protein — MIELTEDTLQELVDSNDQVIVQYSAGWCGNCRIMKPKFRRLAGENADKVFVIVDAEKFPNSRKLAQVNNLPTFASFKGGQLVNQIQTNKEDQLKVLINEVASN; from the coding sequence ATGATTGAACTAACTGAAGATACTTTGCAGGAGCTGGTTGACAGCAATGATCAAGTGATTGTACAATATTCTGCTGGCTGGTGCGGTAACTGCCGTATTATGAAGCCAAAGTTTAGAAGACTAGCTGGAGAAAATGCAGATAAAGTTTTTGTAATTGTGGATGCTGAGAAATTCCCTAACTCTAGGAAATTGGCTCAAGTAAACAATTTGCCAACTTTTGCTTCTTTCAAGGGAGGTCAGTTGGTAAATCAAATTCAAACAAATAAAGAGGACCAATTAAAAGTATTGATCAATGAAGTTGCCAGTAATTAA
- a CDS encoding DUF6952 family protein: MKLPVIKTIQRTCTPEQIETALQVLENMTEAPSLKDPEIDVIGELISNLCGALEVHEMVAEGMSEKDAGNAFMKKVLGSIDR; this comes from the coding sequence ATGAAGTTGCCAGTAATTAAGACCATTCAAAGGACTTGTACTCCTGAGCAAATTGAGACTGCTTTGCAAGTCTTGGAAAACATGACAGAAGCGCCTTCATTGAAAGATCCAGAAATCGATGTAATTGGAGAGTTGATCTCGAATCTATGTGGTGCTTTGGAAGTTCATGAAATGGTAGCTGAAGGGATGTCTGAAAAAGATGCTGGAAATGCGTTCATGAAAAAAGTACTTGGTTCTATTGATAGATAA